The Argentina anserina chromosome 3, drPotAnse1.1, whole genome shotgun sequence genome includes a region encoding these proteins:
- the LOC126787700 gene encoding inositol transporter 4-like, with translation MVEGGAHPSSKTEFTECWKTTWRTPYIMRLALSAGIGGLLFGYDTGVISGALLYIREDFSEVDKKTWLQETIVSMAVAGAIIGAAIGGWMNDALGRKKSILIADVVFFVGAIVMAVAPVPWVIIIGRIIVGLGVGMASITAPLYISEASPHRIRGALVSTNGLLITGGQFLSYLINLAFTKAPGTWRWMLGVAGVPAAVQFVLMLSLPESPRWLYRDNKVDEARAILAKIYPAEEVDDEMKALQESVEFERSEEGAIGNTMLEKLKSCFGNTVVRRGLYAGITVQVAQQFVGINTVMYYSPSIVQFAGFASNQTAMALSLITSGLNVVGTLISMCFVDRYGRRRLMIISMFGIISCLIVLAGVFYYAASHSPTVSHLESNHFGANTTCPAYVSDRNPAAWNCMTCLKYTDCAFCASKGQTLAPGACLAANNDIRSQCRGEHRVWYSKGCPSKIGIFAVILLGLYIIVYAPGMGTIPWIVNSEIYPLRYRGTGGGIAAVSNWTANLIVSETFLTLTKELGSAGTFLLFAGFSTIGLIFIYFLVPETKGLQFEEVEKLLEKGFRPKLFAPTDTKGKQKVEGSA, from the exons atGGTGGAAGGTGGAGCGCACCCCTCTAGCAAGACAGAATTCACAGAATGCTGGAAGACGACATGGCGGACGCCTTACATTATGCGCCTCGCGCTCTCTGCCGGCATTGGAGGCCTTCTTTTTGGATATGACACAG GTGTCATTTCTGGGGCGCTGCTATACATTCGTGAGGACTTTAGCGAAGTTGACAAGAAAACATGGCTGCAAGAAACCATCGTGAGTATGGCAGTTGCAGGAGCTATCATTGGTGCTGCAATTGGAGGATGGATGAACGATGCCCTCGGCCGCAAGAAATCAATCTTAATAGCAGATGTGGTGTTCTTTGTGGGTGCAATAGTTATGGCAGTGGCTCCAGTTCCGTGGGTGATCATCATTGGAAGAATCATAGTTGGTCTGGGAGTCGGCATGGCTTCCATTACAGCACCCCTTTATATTTCGGAGGCATCTCCtcatagaatcagaggagctCTGGTTAGTACAAACGGTCTTCTCATCACAGGAGGTCAGTTCTTATCATACCTCATCAACCTGGCATTCACCAAGGCTCCTGGAACATGGCGTTGGATGCTTGGAGTTGCCGGTGTTCCAGCGGCGGTTCAGTTTGTTTTAATGTTGTCACTCCCTGAGTCTCCTAGATGGCTCTACAGAGAT AACAAGGTTGATGAAGCCAGGGCCATCTTAGCTAAGATCTATCCTGCAGAAgaggttgatgatgaaatgaAGGCTTTGCAAGAATCCGTGGAATTCGAAAGGTCCGAGGAAGGAGCTATTGGGAATACCATGCTAGAAAAACTAAAGAGTTGCTTCGGTAACACCGTGGTCCGAAGAGGTTTGTATGCAGGGATCACAGTCCAAGTTGCTCAGCAATTTGTTGGTATCAACACTGTCATGTATTACAGCCCATCCATAGTTCAGTTTGCCGGATTCGCATCCAACCAAACGGCTATGGCACTTTCTCTCATCACTTCAGGGCTCAATGTGGTTGGCACACTCATCAGCATGTGCTTTGTGGATAGATATGGAAGGAGAAGGCTCATGATCATTTCCATGTTTGGAATCATCAGTTGCCTTATAGTGCTAGCAGGAGTGTTCTACTATGCTGCATCTCATTCTCCAACTGTGAGCCACTTGGAATCCAATCACTTCGGCGCCAACACTACATGTCCGGCTTATGTTTCTGATCGTAATCCTGCAGCATGGAACTGCATGACATGCTTAAAATACACAGACTGTGCCTTCTGTGCTAGCAAAGGTCAAACT CTGGCCCCGGGAGCTTGTTTGGCTGCAAACAATGACATAAGGAGTCAGTGTCGTGGAGAACATAGGGTATGGTACTCTAAAGGGTGTCCTAGCAAAATTGGTATCTTTGCAGTCATTTTGTTGGGATTGTACATCATTGTGTACGCACCTGGAATGGGAACTATTCCTTGGATCGTGAACTCTGAAATATACCCACTGAGATACAGAGGCACTGGTGGAGGGATTGCTGCAGTTTCCAACTGGACTGCAAATCTCATAGTGAGCGAGACATTCTTAACCCTCACAAAGGAACTGGGTTCGGCTGGAACGTTCCTCCTATTTGCTGGGTTTTCTACCATCGGACTTATATTCATTTACTTCCTGGTTCCTGAAACCAAAGGATTGCAATTCGAAGAGGTCGAGAAGTTGCTCGAGAAGGGTTTCCGACCCAAGTTATTTGCTCCTACGGACACCAAAGGCAAGCAGAAGGTTGAGGGGTCTGCTTGA
- the LOC126786128 gene encoding ras-related protein RABA5a: MAFHSEEEKTEDYLFKIVLIGDSAVGKSNLLARFARNEFFPNSKSTIGVEFQTQKIVIDGKEVKAQIWDTAGQERFRAVTSAYYRGAVGALLVYDISRHQTFDSIGRWLNELHTHSDMNVVTILVGNKSDLKDAREVSTAEGKALAEAQGLFFMETSALDSSNVAAAFQMVVKEIYNILSRKVMMSQELKKQDPSWVGTGKTVVIHGDEEASSTEPKKGGCCSS; the protein is encoded by the exons ATGGCTTTTCATTCCGAGGAAGAAAAGACTGaggattatcttttcaaaattGTTTTGATTGGTGACTCAGCTGTTGGTAAATCTAATTTGCTTGCAAGATTCGCTAGAAATGAGTTCTTCCCTAATTCAAAGTCGACAATAGGTGTAGAGTTCCAAACCCAAAAGATTGTTATTGATGGTAAAGAAGTCAAAGCACAGATATGGGACACGGCTGGTCAAGAGCGGTTTAGGGCTGTTACATCTGCATATTATAGAGGTGCTGTTGGTGCTCTTTTGGTTTATGATATCAGTAGGCATCAGACATTTGATAGTATTGGCAGATGGCTCAATGAGCTCCACA CTCACTCCGACATGAATGTTGTGACGATACTTGTTGGTAACAAGTCGGATCTCAAGGATGCCCGGGAGGTATCCACTGCTGAAGGAAAAGCCTTGGCAGAAGCACAGGGTTTATTTTTCATGGAAACATCTGCTCTCGACTCATCCAACGTTGCTGCCGCCTTTCAGATGGTAGTGAAGGAGATTTACAATATACTAAGTCGAAAAGTAATGATGTCCCAGGAGCTCAAGAAACAGGACCCTAGCTGGGTGGGGACTGGCAAGACGGTGGTCATACATGGAGACGAAGAAGCATCAAGTACAGAGCCTAAAAAAGGTGGGTGCTGTTCATCTTAG
- the LOC126788545 gene encoding putative yippee-like protein Os10g0369500 gives MGRLFIESVSGPKIFKCKCCEVDTASHSDIVSKDFQGRLGKAYLFRNVVNISLGPIEERYLISGLHIVNDIYCSSCQQILGWKYEKAYEPSQKYKEGMYILERERLLKERR, from the exons ATGGGAAGGCTATTCATAGAGTCAGTGAGTGGCCCGAAGATCTTCAAATGCAAGTGTTGCGAGGTGGACACTGCCTCCCACAGCGATATCGTTTCCAAGGATTTTCAGGGCCGTCTCGGCAAAGCCTACCTCTTCAGAAATGT GGTGAATATATCTCTTGGGCCTATTGAAGAGCGGTATTTGATTAGTGGATTGCATATTGTGAATGATATTTACTGCAGCTCTTGCCAACAAATTCTGGGTTGGAAATAT GAGAAGGCTTATGAGCCAAGTCAAAAGTATAAAGAAGGAATGTACATACTGGAGAGGGAACGGCTGCTGAAGGAGAGGCGGTGA
- the LOC126786162 gene encoding inositol transporter 4-like: MEGGHPAASKTEFTECWRTTWKTPYIMRLALSAGIGGLLFGYDTGVISGALLYIREDFDDVDKKTWLQETIVSMAVAGAIFGAAIGGWMNDALGRRKSILCADFVFFIGAIVMAAAPAPWVIIIGRILVGLGVGMASMTSPLYISEASPARIRGALVSTNGFLITGGQFLSYLINLAFTKAPGTWRWMLGVAGVPAVVQFALMFSLPESPRWLYRKNKVGEARAILEKIYPANEVEDEMRALHESVEMEKAEEGDVGDGIIAKLKGAFSNPVVRRGLYAGITVQVAQQFVGINTVMYYSPTIVQFAGFASNQTALALSLITSGLNVVGTVISMCFVDRYGRRRLMIISMVGIITCLVVLSVVFFEAASHAPRISNLESTHFGTNSTCPAYMSTRNPASWNCMTCLKAQCGFCSNSASAYAPGACVASNVGLKNACGGEHRVWYTKGCPSKIGFFAVILLGLYMIIYAPGMGTVPWIVNSEIYPLRYRGTCGGIAAVSNWSANLIVSETFLTLTHALGSAGTFLLFAGFSLIGLVFIFFLVPETKGMQFEEVERLLKKGYRPKLFASKHKEVIESKEIKETKSIEH, translated from the exons ATGGAAGGTGGACACCCGGCTGCTAGTAAGACAGAGTTCACAGAGTGTTGGAGAACAACATGGAAGACCCCTTACATTATGCGTCTGGCCCTCTCGGCCGGTATTGGAGGCCTCCTTTTCGGATACGATACAG GTGTGATTTCTGGGGCATTGCTGTACATTCGTGAGGACTTTGATGACGTTGACAAGAAGACATGGCTGCAGGAGACCATTGTGAGTATGGCAGTTGCCGGTGCCATATTTGGCGCTGCAATTGGAGGATGGATGAATGATGCTCTTGGCCGGAGAAAGTCAATTTTGTGTGCAGATTTTGTGTTCTTCATTGGTGCAATAGTCATGGCTGCTGCGCCAGCTCCTTGGGTGATCATAATTGGAAGAATTCTGGTTGGTTTGGGAGTGGGAATGGCTTCTATGACCTCACCGCTGTACATCTCTGAAGCTTCTCCTGCTAGAATCCGAGGTGCCCTTGTTAGTACAAATGGTTTTCTAATTACTGGAGGTCAATTTTTGTCGTACCTCATCAATCTTGCTTTCACCAAG GCTCCTGGAACTTGGCGTTGGATGCTTGGAGTAGCTGGAGTTCCTGCTGTGGTTCAGTTTGCGTTGATGTTCTCACTCCCAGAGTCTCCAAGATGGCTTTACAGAAAG AACAAAGTAGGTGAAGCCCGGGCTATCCTAGAGAAAATATATCCTGCGAACGAGGTTGAGGATGAAATGAGAGCATTGCATGAATCTGTCGAAATGGAAAAGGCTGAGGAAGGAGATGTTGGTGATGGCATCATAGCAAAACTAAAGGGTGCGTTCAGCAACCCTGTGGTACGAAGAGGACTCTATGCTGGCATAACAGTCCAAGTAGCTCAGCAATTTGTGGGTATCAACACTGTCATGTATTACAGCCCAACCATTGTTCAGTTTGCTGGATTTGCTTCCAACCAAACGGCTCTAGCACTTTCCCTCATCACTTCTGGTCTCAATGTTGTTGGCACTGTAATTAGTATGTGCTTTGTGGATAGATACGGAAGGAGAAGGCTTATGATCATTTCTATGGTGGGAATTATCACTTGCTTGGTGGTGTTATCTGTGGTGTTTTTTGAGGCGGCATCTCATGCTCCTCGTATTAGCAATTTGGAATCAACTCATTTTGGTACCAACTCCACATGTCCGGCTTATATGTCTACCCGTAATCCAGCCTCATGGAACTGCATGACATGCTTGAAAGCTCAGTGCGGCTTCTGTTCTAATAGTGCAAGTGCA TATGCTCCGGGAGCTTGCGTGGCTTCAAATGTTGGCTTGAAAAATGCATGTGGCGGAGAGCATCGTGTCTGGTACACAAAAGGTTGTCCAAGTAAAATTGGATTCTTTGCAGTGATCCTTCTGGGATTGTACATGATTATCTACGCGCCTGGAATGGGAACTGTACCATGGATTGTGAACTCAGAGATATACCCTTTGAGATACAGAGGCACTTGTGGAGGCATTGCTGCAGTGTCCAATTGGAGTGCCAATCTGATTGTGAGTGAGACATTTTTAACCCTCACACATGCTTTGGGTTCTGCAGGCACATTCCTCCTCTTTGCTGGCTTTTCACTCATTGGACTCgtattcattttcttcctGGTTCCTGAAACCAAAGGGATGCAATTTGAGGAGGTTGAGAGGTTGCTTAAGAAAGGATACAGACCAAAATTGTTTGCCTCCAAGCACAAGGAAGTTATAGAATCCAAGGAAATCAAAGAAACCAAGTCTATTGAACATTGA